The following proteins come from a genomic window of Rutidosis leptorrhynchoides isolate AG116_Rl617_1_P2 chromosome 10, CSIRO_AGI_Rlap_v1, whole genome shotgun sequence:
- the LOC139871459 gene encoding uncharacterized protein has protein sequence MLAGKYCPRNQVQKFEVEFWELRMKNLEVEEYNNRFLELAALCPSMVTPESKKIEKYIIGLPPQIQGNVIAAGKESIEATMLMTQNLVMATRRNAKEKQTEVKTTDNKRKFEPTQGASQNSNKKIGDITKNGYVGTKPQCKRCNKHHHGLCTTKCGRCKRIGHSTWNYRVTLPATNTTSTVPTCFGCGEKGHYRNNCPKNKTATTDTAKGRAFVMTVEEARNDDDVITGTFLVNNCYASVLFDTGADRSYVSIELCTLFDEKTQTLDTKCLVEMANGKFVKVDRIYKECNLTLANKTFKVDLMPVELGSFNVVLRMDWLSPMKVGIQCFDKTINIPLETGEILVIQGDKGGSKLNLIS, from the coding sequence ATGCTGGCTGGAAAGTATTGTCCCAGGAATCAAGTTCAAAAATTTGAAGTCGAATTTTGGGAGTTGAGAATGAAAAATCTTGAAGTTGAGGAATACAACAATCGATTTCTAGAGCTAGCTGCTCTATGCCCTAGTATGGTTACTCCTGAGAGTAAGAAGATTGAAAAGTATATCATCGGTCTTCCTCCTCAAATCCAGGGGAATGTTATAGCTGCTGGTAAAGAATCTATTGAGGCTACGATGTTAATGACCCAAAATCTGGTTATGGCTACAAGGAGAAATGCCAAGGAAAAACAAACCGAAGTGAAGACTACTGATAACAAAAGAAAGTTTGAACCTACTCAAGGTGCAAGTCAGAATTCAAACAAGAAGATTGGTGATATTACAAAAAATGGTTATGTTGGAACAAAGCCGCAATGTAAACGCTGTAATAAACATCATCATGGGTTGTGCACTACTAAGTGCGGAAGGTGTAAGAGGATTGGTCACTCGACCTGGAATTATAGAGTTACTCTGCCTGCTACAAATACAACTTCAACCGTGCCTACTTGTTTCGGTTGTGGGGAAAAAGGGCATTACAGGAACAACTGCCCTAAGAACAAGACTGCAACAACTGATACTGCTAAGGGAAGAGCTTTCGTCATGACCGTTGAAGAAGCTAGGAACGACGATGACGTCATCACTGGTACGTTTCTTGTCAACAACTGCTATGCTTctgttttattcgatactggtgctgatagaagctatgtgTCTATTGAATTATGTACCTTATTTGACGAGAAAACTCAAACCTTAGACACTAAGTGTCTTGTAGAAATGGCCAACGGGAAATTTGTAAAAGTTGACCGAATCTACAAGGAATGTAATCTGACTCTAGCCAATAAAACCTTCAAGGTTGACTTAATGCCTGTTGAACTAGGAAGCTTTAATGTAGTCTTAAGGATGGACTGGTTATCCCCGATGAAAGTGGGTATCCAATGTTTTGATAAGACAATTAATATTCCTCTCGAAACTGGTGAAATTCTTGTCATCCAAGGAGACAAGGGTGGTTCCAAACTTAATCTTATCTCATGA